In Paeniglutamicibacter kerguelensis, one genomic interval encodes:
- a CDS encoding acyl-CoA dehydrogenase family protein encodes MIDLELDEEYQQLVDTVREFANEVVAPVSAKHDAAHSFPYDVIAQMGQLGLFGLPFSEEYGGMGGDYFALALAIEELGRVDQSVAITLEAGVSLGAMPVYRFGTAAQKERWLPALCAGEELAGFGLTEPGAGSDAGGTQTKAALDQGHWVINGSKEFITNSGTDITTLVTVTAVTGTKTRPDGTPAKEISTILVPRPTPGFTVEPAYNKVGWNASDTHPLSLKDVRVPEENLLGERGRGYANFLSILDEGRIAIAALGTGAAQGCLDEAVAYAKTRTAFGDTIGSNQGISFMIARMAARVHTSRLAYYAAAARMLAGKDFKTEAAIAKMVAGEAAMDNARDATQIFGGYGFINESLVARHYRDSKILEIGEGTTQVQLMLIARSLGL; translated from the coding sequence GTGATCGATCTGGAGCTCGACGAGGAATACCAGCAGCTCGTGGACACCGTGCGCGAATTCGCCAACGAAGTCGTTGCACCGGTTTCGGCAAAACACGACGCAGCGCATTCCTTCCCCTACGACGTCATAGCGCAGATGGGACAGCTTGGGCTGTTCGGGCTTCCCTTCAGCGAGGAGTACGGGGGCATGGGAGGCGACTACTTCGCCCTGGCCTTGGCCATCGAAGAACTGGGCCGGGTCGACCAGTCCGTGGCCATCACCCTCGAAGCCGGAGTCAGCCTGGGTGCCATGCCCGTGTACCGTTTCGGCACCGCGGCGCAAAAGGAACGCTGGTTGCCGGCACTGTGCGCAGGGGAGGAGTTGGCGGGCTTCGGGCTCACCGAACCCGGGGCGGGCTCCGATGCCGGCGGCACCCAGACCAAGGCCGCCCTCGACCAGGGGCATTGGGTGATCAACGGAAGCAAGGAATTCATCACCAACTCCGGCACCGACATCACCACGCTGGTGACCGTCACGGCGGTCACCGGCACCAAGACGCGGCCCGACGGAACGCCGGCCAAGGAAATTTCCACGATCCTGGTGCCCCGGCCGACCCCGGGCTTCACCGTCGAACCGGCCTACAACAAGGTCGGTTGGAATGCCTCGGACACGCACCCGCTGAGCCTGAAGGATGTACGGGTGCCTGAGGAAAACCTGCTCGGTGAACGCGGCCGCGGCTACGCAAACTTCCTGTCGATCCTTGATGAGGGGCGCATCGCCATCGCTGCCCTTGGCACCGGGGCCGCACAGGGTTGCCTCGACGAGGCGGTCGCCTATGCCAAGACCCGCACAGCCTTCGGGGACACCATCGGGTCGAACCAGGGCATTTCCTTCATGATCGCCAGGATGGCGGCGCGCGTGCACACCTCGCGGCTTGCCTACTATGCGGCCGCGGCACGGATGCTGGCAGGCAAGGATTTCAAGACCGAGGCGGCAATCGCCAAGATGGTCGCGGGCGAGGCCGCCATGGACAACGCCCGGGACGCCACCCAGATCTTCGGCGGCTACGGGTTCATCAACGAGTCCCTGGTTGCCAGGCACTACCGGGACTCGAAGATCCTGGAAATCGGCGAGGGCACCACCCAGGTGCAATTGATGCTGATTGCCCGCTCACTGGGGCTTTGA
- the ispG gene encoding flavodoxin-dependent (E)-4-hydroxy-3-methylbut-2-enyl-diphosphate synthase, with product MTPVSLGMPSAPPPVLTPRRKTRQIKVGSVGVGSDSPVSIQSMTTTPTTDINATLQQIAELTATGCDIVRVACPSADDALALPIIAKKSQIPVIADIHFQPKYVFAAIDAGCAAVRVNPGNIRKFDDQVKQIAEAAKAAGTSIRIGVNAGSLDPRLMEKYGKATPEALVESAVWEASLFEEHDFHDFKISVKHNDPVVMVRAYELLAERGDWPLHLGVTEAGPAFQGTIKSATAFGALLSKGIGDTIRVSLSAPPVEEVKVGAQILQSLNLRPRKLEIVSCPSCGRAQVDVYTLADQVTAGLEGMEVPLRVAVMGCVVNGPGEAREADLGVASGNGKGQIFVKGEVIKTVPEDQIVETLIEEAMRLAEEMGDLDGENPVQGGPVVTVS from the coding sequence TTGACCCCGGTCAGCCTCGGAATGCCATCGGCACCCCCACCGGTCCTCACCCCGCGCCGCAAGACCCGACAGATCAAGGTCGGTTCGGTTGGCGTAGGTTCGGACAGCCCCGTCAGCATCCAGTCGATGACGACGACCCCGACCACGGACATCAACGCCACCCTGCAGCAGATCGCCGAGCTCACGGCCACCGGCTGCGACATCGTGCGCGTTGCCTGCCCTTCGGCCGACGATGCCCTGGCCCTGCCGATCATCGCCAAGAAGTCGCAGATCCCGGTCATCGCCGATATCCACTTCCAGCCGAAGTACGTCTTCGCCGCCATCGATGCCGGTTGCGCAGCGGTTCGCGTGAACCCCGGAAACATCCGCAAGTTCGACGACCAGGTCAAGCAGATCGCCGAGGCCGCCAAGGCCGCCGGCACCTCCATCCGCATCGGCGTCAACGCCGGTTCGCTGGATCCGCGCCTGATGGAGAAGTACGGCAAGGCCACCCCGGAGGCCCTCGTGGAATCCGCGGTCTGGGAAGCGTCGCTCTTCGAAGAGCACGACTTCCACGACTTCAAGATCTCGGTCAAGCACAACGACCCGGTCGTCATGGTTCGCGCTTACGAGCTGTTGGCCGAACGCGGCGACTGGCCGTTGCACCTGGGCGTCACGGAGGCCGGACCGGCCTTCCAGGGCACCATCAAGTCGGCAACCGCCTTCGGCGCATTGCTCTCCAAAGGCATCGGCGACACCATCCGCGTGTCCCTCTCGGCCCCACCGGTCGAAGAGGTCAAGGTCGGTGCACAGATTCTGCAGTCGCTGAACCTGCGCCCGCGTAAGCTGGAAATTGTGTCCTGCCCGTCCTGCGGCCGCGCCCAGGTCGACGTCTACACGCTGGCCGACCAGGTCACCGCCGGACTCGAAGGAATGGAAGTTCCGCTGCGCGTCGCCGTCATGGGCTGCGTCGTCAACGGACCGGGCGAGGCACGCGAAGCCGACCTCGGCGTGGCCTCCGGAAACGGCAAGGGCCAGATCTTTGTGAAGGGCGAAGTCATCAAGACGGTGCCTGAAGACCAGATCGTTGAGACACTGATCGAAGAAGCCATGCGCTTGGCAGAGGAAATGGGGGACCTTGATGGCGAAAATCCTGTCCAAGGTGGCCCCGTGGTTACCGTCAGCTAG
- a CDS encoding sensor domain-containing protein: MSKNVLLPLTIAAMFALAGCASGGAETGDPSAPAEAKPEATASATAGNSAKPANGAQLDAQTLADIAQEIAGENSDAQIIDEDAMRAQLPMAEQNMKSMKIEPAKCASIVSADLKAEFDKMNMITLALPGDTAVEGVQVAIASYTDPADATANIEQSQKMLEDCSTFSMTMQGQKVEMKVSEITAKTKAAVTEANRSVVSVPGGEIPTIAVSAQDGRNLISVSVMGGSNEADDINQAQDLVNSVLTMIEEKAS; the protein is encoded by the coding sequence ATGAGCAAGAACGTTTTGCTGCCACTGACGATTGCCGCGATGTTCGCCCTGGCCGGTTGCGCCTCGGGCGGAGCCGAAACAGGGGACCCTTCGGCCCCGGCCGAAGCCAAGCCAGAGGCAACCGCGAGCGCCACCGCCGGCAACAGCGCCAAGCCGGCAAACGGCGCACAGCTTGATGCCCAGACGCTGGCAGACATCGCCCAGGAAATCGCCGGGGAAAACAGCGACGCACAGATCATTGACGAAGACGCCATGCGGGCACAGCTTCCGATGGCCGAGCAGAACATGAAATCCATGAAGATCGAACCGGCCAAGTGCGCATCGATCGTGTCGGCGGACCTCAAGGCCGAATTCGACAAGATGAACATGATCACCCTGGCGCTGCCGGGCGACACTGCGGTCGAGGGCGTACAGGTCGCCATCGCCTCCTACACCGACCCTGCGGATGCAACGGCGAACATTGAACAGAGCCAGAAAATGCTCGAGGACTGCTCAACCTTCTCCATGACCATGCAGGGCCAGAAGGTCGAGATGAAGGTTTCCGAGATCACGGCCAAGACAAAGGCCGCAGTGACCGAGGCGAACCGCAGCGTCGTTTCGGTTCCGGGCGGGGAAATCCCGACAATTGCGGTGAGCGCACAGGACGGCCGCAACCTGATTTCGGTATCGGTCATGGGCGGCAGCAACGAGGCCGATGACATTAACCAGGCCCAGGACCTCGTCAACTCGGTTCTGACGATGATCGAGGAAAAGGCTTCCTAG
- a CDS encoding M50 family metallopeptidase: protein MSILLFILGVAIMVVAVGVSIGLHEVGHLVPAKLFGVRVPQYMIGFGKTLWSFKRGDTEYGFKAIPLGGYISMIGMYPPARNKGNVGATDAPALRRSSTGMFQQLADEARSAAAEQLQPGDENRLFYKLPVYKRIIIMFGGPFMNLLIGVFMIGLVTVGFGAPAQTSTVAEVYQCVVPLGQEAQRDPAVNNGCKTSDAPGPAYAAGLRPGDTITSFDGKPVGTTEWLGLTQAIRERAGESVPLTYERDGVAHSTTITPFKTERPVLDAEGRAVMNADGTPATVAVGFIGMGSQISNIPQPVSDVLPAVGKQIQGVAGVVLDLPARVVAVGQAAFSDAPRDPNGPISVVGVGRIAGEISAMDQIGVSDKAASLISLIGGLNIALFVFNLIPLLPLDGGHILGALFEAVRRAFAKLFRRPDPGPVDIARMLPLTYVVATGMLVMGAVLIYADIVKPVNIFG, encoded by the coding sequence GTGAGTATTCTTCTTTTCATCCTCGGCGTGGCCATCATGGTGGTCGCCGTCGGTGTGTCCATCGGGTTGCACGAGGTCGGGCACTTGGTTCCGGCCAAGCTATTCGGCGTGCGCGTCCCTCAGTACATGATCGGCTTCGGCAAGACGCTGTGGTCCTTCAAACGCGGGGACACCGAATACGGATTCAAGGCCATCCCGCTGGGCGGCTACATCTCCATGATCGGCATGTACCCGCCGGCCAGGAACAAGGGCAACGTCGGGGCCACCGACGCACCGGCGCTACGCAGGTCCTCCACAGGCATGTTCCAGCAGCTGGCCGACGAGGCCCGCAGTGCCGCGGCCGAGCAGCTGCAGCCGGGCGACGAGAACCGCCTGTTCTACAAGCTGCCGGTGTACAAGCGCATCATCATCATGTTCGGCGGCCCATTCATGAACCTGCTGATCGGCGTGTTCATGATCGGCCTCGTCACCGTCGGGTTCGGCGCCCCCGCGCAGACCAGCACCGTGGCGGAGGTCTACCAGTGCGTGGTTCCGCTGGGCCAGGAGGCCCAGCGCGACCCGGCGGTGAACAACGGCTGCAAGACAAGCGACGCACCCGGCCCGGCCTACGCCGCCGGACTGCGCCCGGGCGACACCATCACGTCCTTCGACGGTAAGCCGGTGGGCACCACCGAATGGCTGGGGTTGACCCAGGCCATCCGCGAACGTGCCGGTGAATCTGTCCCGCTGACCTACGAACGCGACGGGGTCGCGCATTCCACGACCATCACCCCCTTCAAGACCGAACGCCCGGTGCTTGACGCGGAAGGACGCGCAGTGATGAACGCCGACGGCACCCCCGCCACGGTGGCCGTCGGATTCATTGGCATGGGTTCGCAGATCAGCAACATCCCGCAGCCCGTCTCCGACGTCCTTCCGGCCGTCGGCAAACAGATCCAGGGCGTCGCCGGCGTGGTGCTGGACCTCCCGGCACGCGTGGTTGCCGTCGGCCAGGCGGCCTTCTCCGATGCGCCGCGCGACCCGAACGGCCCGATCTCCGTGGTCGGCGTGGGACGCATCGCCGGCGAAATCAGCGCCATGGACCAGATCGGCGTCTCGGACAAGGCCGCCTCGCTGATCTCGCTGATCGGCGGGCTGAACATCGCCCTGTTCGTCTTCAACCTGATCCCGCTGCTGCCTCTGGACGGCGGGCACATCCTCGGCGCGCTCTTCGAGGCCGTGCGACGCGCCTTCGCCAAGCTCTTCCGCCGCCCAGATCCGGGACCGGTGGACATAGCCAGGATGCTGCCGCTGACCTACGTTGTCGCGACGGGCATGCTGGTCATGGGCGCCGTGCTGATCTATGCGGACATCGTCAAGCCGGTCAACATCTTCGGCTAG
- a CDS encoding MaoC family dehydratase: MTNDDLGKRVEQRGLYFDELDADALYVHSPGRTMTEADNVLFTTLSMNTQALHLDAAFAATQPFGRRLMNSMFTLATMVGQSVSQLTQGTLVGQLGLTDIRFPHPLYPGDTLYTQTSVVDLRPSKSRPGLGVATFSHVGRNQDGIIVGEATRVCLMFTREAHQKQQSGTWEDSDWT, encoded by the coding sequence ATGACGAACGATGATCTCGGCAAGAGGGTCGAGCAACGCGGACTTTACTTCGACGAACTCGATGCCGACGCCCTGTACGTGCATTCCCCGGGCCGAACCATGACCGAGGCCGACAACGTCCTGTTCACCACGCTGAGCATGAACACCCAGGCGCTGCATCTCGATGCGGCGTTCGCCGCGACCCAGCCCTTTGGCCGCCGCCTCATGAATTCCATGTTCACGCTTGCGACCATGGTGGGCCAGTCCGTGTCCCAACTGACCCAGGGCACCCTGGTGGGCCAGCTCGGACTCACCGACATCAGGTTCCCGCACCCGCTCTACCCCGGGGACACGCTCTACACCCAAACGTCCGTGGTTGACCTGCGGCCCTCCAAATCCCGTCCGGGGCTCGGCGTAGCCACCTTCAGCCATGTGGGCCGCAACCAGGACGGCATCATCGTCGGCGAAGCGACGCGCGTGTGCCTGATGTTCACCCGCGAGGCACACCAGAAACAGCAAAGCGGCACCTGGGAAGACTCCGACTGGACCTAG
- a CDS encoding GNAT family N-acetyltransferase produces MLDDTDTAALRALCSTDPVSNIFIDAQLTLTGSARPGLGGSLILGRFENGTLRSACWVGANVVPINIGADEAEEYGRVLLRLNRNFASCFGPSEAVMGIWKVLSTGSHEAFNVRPHQPLMTLSGEPAIAPTPGLRASRDDEYDKVLPACATMFEEELGYSPLVHGGAFYRSRIRALILSEHSMIDTDSSGEIRFKAELGTVTDRATQIQGVWMNPAYRGGGLAAGYMAAVAQYALRLAPVTSLYVNDYNTAAIATYRRAGFEEVGEFATILF; encoded by the coding sequence GTGCTCGACGATACGGATACCGCGGCTCTTCGCGCCCTCTGTTCGACGGATCCCGTCAGCAACATCTTCATCGACGCGCAGCTCACCCTGACTGGGTCCGCACGACCCGGTCTGGGCGGGTCGCTGATCTTGGGCCGCTTTGAAAACGGAACCCTGCGATCGGCGTGCTGGGTGGGCGCCAACGTCGTACCCATCAACATCGGTGCGGACGAGGCTGAGGAGTATGGCCGGGTGCTGCTGCGGCTGAACCGCAATTTCGCATCCTGCTTCGGCCCGTCCGAGGCCGTCATGGGCATCTGGAAGGTCCTTTCGACCGGATCCCACGAGGCCTTCAACGTCCGCCCGCACCAGCCGCTGATGACCCTCTCAGGGGAACCTGCAATCGCCCCCACCCCGGGGCTGCGGGCCAGCCGGGACGACGAGTACGACAAGGTGCTCCCGGCGTGCGCCACCATGTTTGAAGAGGAACTGGGATACTCGCCGCTGGTGCACGGGGGAGCGTTCTACCGTTCGCGGATCAGGGCGCTGATCCTTTCCGAGCATTCGATGATCGACACCGATTCGTCGGGCGAGATCCGCTTCAAGGCCGAACTCGGGACCGTCACCGATCGGGCCACGCAGATCCAGGGCGTCTGGATGAACCCGGCCTACCGCGGTGGCGGGCTGGCTGCCGGGTACATGGCGGCCGTGGCACAGTACGCTCTGCGACTTGCCCCCGTGACCAGCCTCTACGTCAACGACTACAACACCGCGGCCATTGCGACATACCGCCGGGCGGGGTTCGAGGAAGTCGGGGAGTTCGCCACTATCCTGTTCTAA
- a CDS encoding cupin domain-containing protein, producing MSKVEHEHFGTPTETRVFPNGKAEILEMAGGTIGRLTLEPGWRWSNDVKPIAGTDSCEAPHFQYHVSGKLAIRMDDGQEILAGPGDVTSLPQGHDAWVVGDEPVVTVDWYGASNYAKTSE from the coding sequence ATGAGCAAGGTAGAGCACGAGCATTTCGGGACTCCGACCGAGACCAGGGTTTTCCCGAACGGCAAGGCCGAGATCCTGGAGATGGCGGGCGGCACCATTGGCCGTCTGACACTCGAACCCGGCTGGCGTTGGTCCAACGACGTCAAGCCGATCGCCGGGACGGACAGTTGCGAAGCCCCGCATTTCCAGTACCACGTCAGCGGGAAGCTTGCGATCCGGATGGATGACGGGCAGGAGATCCTGGCGGGACCAGGGGATGTGACCAGCCTGCCGCAGGGCCATGACGCATGGGTCGTCGGCGACGAGCCTGTTGTCACCGTGGACTGGTACGGGGCATCGAACTATGCCAAGACGTCGGAGTGA
- the dxr gene encoding 1-deoxy-D-xylulose-5-phosphate reductoisomerase, whose product MRRITLIGSTGSIGTQGLEVIAAAPDRFAVAALSGGYNLELLAQQAVATRAPAVGSANPDLDALAAAIQKAAREAGADVYSPELFAGPDAAARIAGFPDADVVLNGITGSIGLAPTLAALNAGHLLALANKESLIVGGQLVKQAAAPGQLVPVDSEHSALAQALRSGTPDEVHKLIVTASGGPFRGWSREALRDVTPAQALAHPTWDMGKVITTNSATMVNKALEVIEAHLLFDVPLERIEAVVHPQSIVHSMVEFIDGSTIAQASPPDMALPIALGIGWPHRVPGSATPCDWSTAASWTFEPLDATAFPAIELAKAAASASPTHMAVYNAVNEEAVEAFHAGAIRFTDIVETVDAILQTYTPEPGTLDLDSVLAAEAWARNAAAKRLEAL is encoded by the coding sequence ATCCGGCGCATCACGCTGATCGGTTCCACAGGATCCATCGGCACCCAGGGCCTCGAGGTCATTGCCGCGGCGCCAGACCGTTTTGCCGTTGCTGCGCTTTCCGGAGGCTACAACCTGGAACTGCTGGCGCAACAGGCCGTCGCCACCCGTGCCCCGGCCGTCGGTTCGGCCAACCCGGACCTCGACGCGCTGGCCGCGGCCATCCAGAAGGCCGCCCGCGAGGCCGGCGCCGACGTCTATTCACCCGAACTTTTCGCCGGGCCGGACGCCGCGGCCAGGATCGCCGGGTTCCCGGACGCGGACGTGGTCCTCAACGGCATCACCGGCTCCATCGGTCTGGCCCCCACGCTCGCGGCGCTAAACGCCGGCCACCTGCTGGCCCTTGCCAACAAGGAGTCCCTGATCGTCGGCGGCCAGCTGGTCAAGCAGGCCGCGGCCCCCGGGCAGCTGGTCCCCGTGGATTCCGAGCACTCCGCACTGGCCCAGGCGCTGCGCTCGGGCACCCCCGACGAGGTCCACAAGCTCATCGTCACCGCCTCCGGCGGGCCCTTCCGCGGCTGGAGCCGCGAGGCCCTGCGTGATGTCACCCCGGCCCAGGCCCTGGCGCACCCCACCTGGGACATGGGCAAGGTCATCACCACCAACTCCGCGACCATGGTCAACAAGGCCCTGGAGGTCATCGAGGCACACCTGCTCTTCGACGTGCCGCTGGAGCGCATCGAGGCCGTGGTGCACCCGCAGTCGATCGTGCACTCCATGGTGGAGTTCATCGACGGGTCCACCATCGCCCAGGCGTCCCCGCCGGACATGGCCCTGCCCATCGCCCTGGGCATCGGCTGGCCGCACCGCGTCCCGGGCTCAGCAACCCCGTGCGACTGGTCCACCGCCGCGTCCTGGACCTTCGAGCCGCTGGATGCCACCGCGTTCCCCGCGATCGAGCTGGCCAAGGCCGCCGCCTCCGCCTCGCCCACGCACATGGCCGTTTACAACGCCGTCAACGAGGAAGCCGTCGAGGCGTTCCACGCCGGGGCCATCCGCTTCACCGACATCGTCGAGACCGTTGACGCGATCCTGCAGACCTACACCCCCGAACCCGGCACGCTGGACCTCGACTCGGTACTTGCCGCCGAAGCGTGGGCACGAAATGCCGCCGCCAAACGTTTGGAAGCACTGTGA
- a CDS encoding DUF1059 domain-containing protein, which translates to MVDCRKTPSVSNCQMTIAGTHDEVLELAVLHAVTSHGHEDGPELRAGIEESMTPVDAAMA; encoded by the coding sequence ATGGTTGACTGCCGCAAGACGCCCAGTGTGTCCAACTGCCAAATGACTATCGCTGGTACGCACGACGAAGTCTTGGAGCTGGCGGTCTTGCACGCCGTGACCAGTCATGGGCACGAAGACGGACCTGAGCTGCGGGCCGGAATCGAAGAGAGCATGACGCCGGTCGATGCCGCAATGGCCTGA
- a CDS encoding sulfite exporter TauE/SafE family protein, whose translation MLEAAGLLEGSGLQGMQAGTLVLIVLAGFAAGWVDAVVGGGGLLQLPALLLVPGMSPVQALATNKMGSIFGTTTSAVTYYRRAHPDLKTAIPMALVALVGSFCGAILATMLPAEVIKPVIIAALIAVGLFTVFRPTAGELTKLRYTGRQHYAVALAIGFVIGGYDGLIGPGTGSFLIIAMVALLGYNFLAASAKAKIVNMATNLGALAFFLPSGHLLWGIGLVLGVANMCGGYLGARMAVSKGSRFIRIVFLSVVGALILKLGYDVLFPAP comes from the coding sequence ATGCTGGAGGCCGCCGGCCTGCTTGAGGGTTCCGGTCTGCAGGGAATGCAGGCTGGAACCCTGGTGCTGATCGTGCTGGCAGGCTTCGCCGCCGGCTGGGTCGATGCGGTGGTGGGAGGAGGGGGACTGCTGCAGCTTCCCGCGCTGCTACTGGTTCCAGGCATGAGCCCTGTGCAGGCGCTTGCCACCAACAAGATGGGATCCATCTTCGGCACGACCACCAGCGCGGTCACCTACTACAGGCGCGCCCACCCGGATTTGAAGACGGCGATCCCCATGGCGCTGGTGGCGCTGGTCGGCTCCTTCTGCGGGGCGATCCTTGCCACGATGCTGCCCGCGGAGGTCATCAAGCCTGTCATCATCGCCGCGCTGATCGCGGTGGGGCTGTTCACCGTCTTCAGGCCGACCGCCGGGGAGCTGACGAAGCTGCGCTACACCGGGCGGCAACACTATGCGGTGGCGCTGGCCATCGGGTTTGTCATCGGCGGCTACGACGGGCTGATCGGCCCGGGCACCGGGTCGTTCCTGATCATCGCCATGGTTGCGCTGCTGGGCTACAACTTCCTGGCGGCCAGCGCCAAGGCAAAGATCGTGAACATGGCCACCAACCTCGGAGCGCTGGCGTTCTTCCTGCCCTCCGGCCACCTGCTGTGGGGGATCGGGCTGGTGCTGGGCGTGGCGAACATGTGCGGCGGCTACCTGGGCGCGCGCATGGCCGTGTCCAAGGGCAGCAGATTCATCCGCATCGTGTTCCTCAGCGTGGTCGGGGCGCTGATCCTCAAGCTCGGCTACGACGTGCTCTTCCCGGCGCCATAG
- a CDS encoding YciI family protein, with protein sequence MSVFAVEYVYAANTDATRDEHRPAHREFLASLKPENGPITLVASGPYTDGSGALLLISAPDEATLGEALKNDPFNIHNTIAALRITGWVPVTGELSHHA encoded by the coding sequence ATGAGTGTTTTTGCTGTTGAGTATGTATACGCCGCCAATACCGATGCAACCCGCGACGAGCACCGTCCGGCGCACCGCGAGTTCCTGGCCAGCCTCAAGCCGGAAAACGGCCCCATCACCTTGGTTGCCTCCGGCCCCTACACCGACGGAAGCGGCGCACTGCTGCTGATCTCGGCCCCCGATGAAGCAACCCTTGGCGAGGCGTTGAAGAACGACCCGTTCAACATCCACAACACCATCGCAGCCCTGCGCATCACTGGATGGGTTCCCGTCACCGGTGAGCTCAGTCACCACGCCTAG
- a CDS encoding proline--tRNA ligase → MVLKLSTLFLRTLREDPVDAEVASHRLLVRAGYIRRAAPGIYTWLPLGLRVLKKVENIVREEMNAIGAQEVQFPALLPREPYEATNRWTEYGEGLFRLKDRKGADYLLAPTHEEMFTLLVKDLYSSYKDLPAYLYQIQNKYRDEARPRAGLLRGREFIMKDSYSFNIDDEGLEEAYQAHRGAYLKIFSRLGLEILPVFATAGAMGGSKSEEFLHPTAIGEDTFVRSAGGYAANVEAVTTVVPEDIDFTDAPAFDVKDTPDTPTIETLVTCANEIAPREQGEWTAADTLKNVVIAAKLPTGERQIVAIGLPGDRNVDLKRVEANIAAHLEIGGEVEIEAATEDDLKKHPTLIKGYIGPALGLDNAVLGLESASKILFLVDPRVVPGTSWVTGANEAGKHVFGLVAGRDFTWDGTIECVEVRAGDPAPDGSGPLETARGIEMGHIFQLGRKYAEALDLKVLDQNGKLKVVTMGSYGVGVTRAVAALAESNHDDNGLVWPRNVAPADVHLVVTGKQAELFEAAQKIADELHAAGVEVIYDDRPKVSAGVKFSDAELIGVPTIVVIGRGLADGLVEVKDRATGERADVAVDDVVAQLISTVKG, encoded by the coding sequence GTGGTCCTGAAACTCTCCACACTGTTCCTGCGCACGCTGCGCGAAGATCCGGTCGACGCCGAGGTTGCCAGCCACAGGCTACTCGTTCGCGCCGGATACATTCGCCGTGCGGCCCCCGGCATCTACACCTGGCTGCCGCTGGGCCTGCGCGTGCTGAAGAAGGTGGAAAACATTGTCCGCGAGGAAATGAACGCCATCGGCGCCCAGGAAGTCCAGTTCCCGGCACTGCTGCCGCGCGAACCCTACGAGGCCACCAACCGCTGGACCGAATACGGCGAGGGCCTTTTCCGCCTCAAGGACCGCAAGGGTGCCGACTACCTGCTGGCCCCCACCCACGAGGAAATGTTCACCCTCCTGGTCAAGGACCTGTACAGCTCCTACAAGGACCTGCCGGCCTACCTGTACCAGATCCAGAACAAGTACCGCGACGAGGCGCGTCCGCGCGCGGGCCTGCTGCGTGGCCGCGAATTCATCATGAAGGACTCCTACTCCTTCAACATCGATGACGAGGGCCTGGAAGAGGCCTACCAGGCGCACCGCGGCGCCTACCTGAAGATCTTCTCCCGCCTGGGCCTGGAGATCCTGCCGGTGTTCGCGACCGCGGGCGCCATGGGCGGCTCCAAGTCCGAGGAATTCCTGCACCCGACCGCGATCGGCGAGGACACCTTCGTGCGTTCGGCCGGCGGCTACGCCGCCAACGTGGAGGCAGTGACCACCGTCGTTCCGGAAGACATCGACTTCACGGACGCCCCGGCGTTCGACGTCAAGGACACCCCGGACACCCCGACGATCGAAACGCTGGTCACCTGCGCGAACGAGATTGCCCCGCGTGAGCAGGGCGAATGGACCGCCGCAGACACGCTGAAGAACGTCGTGATCGCCGCGAAGCTGCCCACCGGCGAACGCCAGATCGTGGCCATTGGCCTGCCCGGGGACCGCAACGTCGACCTCAAGCGCGTCGAGGCCAACATCGCGGCCCACCTGGAGATCGGTGGCGAGGTCGAGATCGAGGCCGCGACCGAGGACGACCTGAAGAAGCACCCGACGCTCATCAAGGGCTACATCGGCCCGGCCCTGGGCCTGGACAACGCCGTGCTGGGCCTCGAGTCCGCATCCAAGATCCTGTTCCTGGTCGACCCGCGCGTCGTTCCGGGCACTTCCTGGGTCACCGGCGCCAACGAAGCAGGCAAGCACGTCTTCGGCCTCGTCGCCGGCCGCGACTTCACCTGGGACGGCACTATCGAGTGCGTCGAGGTGCGCGCCGGGGACCCGGCACCGGACGGATCCGGCCCGCTGGAAACCGCCCGCGGCATCGAAATGGGCCACATCTTCCAGCTCGGCCGCAAGTACGCCGAGGCCCTGGACCTGAAGGTGCTTGACCAGAACGGCAAGCTCAAGGTCGTCACCATGGGCTCCTACGGCGTGGGCGTGACCCGCGCGGTTGCCGCCCTGGCCGAATCCAACCACGACGACAACGGCCTGGTCTGGCCGCGCAACGTCGCCCCGGCCGACGTCCACCTGGTGGTCACCGGCAAGCAGGCGGAGCTCTTCGAAGCCGCCCAGAAGATCGCCGACGAGCTGCACGCAGCCGGCGTCGAGGTCATCTACGACGACCGCCCGAAGGTCTCCGCCGGCGTGAAGTTCTCCGACGCGGAGCTCATCGGCGTGCCGACGATCGTGGTCATCGGCCGCGGCCTGGCCGACGGCCTGGTCGAGGTCAAGGACCGCGCCACCGGCGAACGAGCCGACGTCGCGGTCGACGACGTGGTCGCACAGCTGATCAGCACCGTCAAGGGCTAA